The DNA segment TGAGATCACATGAAGAGTCTgtttgaagatgatgataatgatttGACAGAAACTCATCATGGAAACAAAGCTTTCCAAGGAGTACATGAAGAACATTGACTACTAATACAAAACAAACATCAATATTTTCTTCTCATTCTTGAAGTCTACCGATAAGTTGTTACAAAAAGCTTCAAAACATAACTGAATCGCTCTATGGAGTTTAATTTTACCAAACCTATGATGAGCATGGAACCTAGAGACGATGTTATGCCAATACAATACATTACATTACATTACAAGTGTATGCATTGCCACAGAACATGCAAATGCATACACAGTTTCCAAAAGCCATCACCCTCTTTCTACTCTCTGCCCTGTAACAAACAGATATGGTTTCAGACCATTAGTGTTCAGAATCATATCCAAAAGTACAAAGAAAAGGTAGAGATCAAGGGTTTACATTTTCTCAGATTATCCAAATGAACCGCGGCATTTCACAGAACCACAGTTACACTGCCTCTTTCCATGTAAAAGGCTCCCATCTCTAGCCTCAGATGGAAGGGAGACTCCATAATCATAAGTCAGTTCAGCCATTGGAGGAATGTGACGAATGGCAAAGAAGGCAATGTGGACAACCGGTTCACCGTTCCCTTCACAAATAACTGGCTGCCACAGAACGTTGGGGGAGCAGCTATGGTTCATGAACCGAGCTACATTTCCAAAACTCTTAGCACTGATCAGGAGTGGTGCTGGGAGATTAAACTCCTCAGAGAGTTCATCTGAAGGATCCTCATCTACTAACGCAGGCTCATAGTTCCATTTAAACGAGTTATACACACGAGACGTGTCAAAGACATACTCATCCTCTTCTTGATCCATTCTAAGCGTTTCTTGGTCTTTGACCTCACCAGCATATTCACATATGAAAGAGCCAGCACGAATGGGATCCCAAGAACGTAAACCCCAACCACGGTTCGCCGTCTTAAACACCTCCATCCGGAACTTAAGTCCTGTCTGAATCACTTTGTTTTTGCAACCGGCGTTACACGGACAGGTTGAACCACATTCATATACCATTGGCCTCCTGGAAACAAGCATAACGCCGTTAAGGTAAGGAAGATCGCCACCGTTCATTCTGATGCAAGAGCAGTTTAGATCTCCCGGCGCACACGAGCCACGGCAGGAACAACCAGTTGCTGTGTGCTGCTGGGTTATTCTAAAGGCTTCAGAGTGTTTGAGAGTGGAGATGTAAGTAAAATAAGAAGGCCCCTTCTCATCATCAAAGTCATTCACAAGGGAAACAGGTTTACTCTCAACACCTGAAGTGATATCCGGAAGTATAAGTCCTCTTCTTGGAGTCATCAAACCTTCCTTCCACTTATGAACAGCTTTCCAGAACCCAAAAGCAGGTGGCTGACCTGGCACTCTCACCAATCTATACTTAAACGTGTTACAGCCAGACTTGCCTTTCTCCACCCATGACTCTGAGATTGTATATAGCCCATCGTAAATATAGATCTTCCCCGTTTTACTAGCTGGATCCTCTTCCCCTCTTATGACTCTAACTCCATTCCCTTTCCTCAAGCTTCTCTCTAACGCAAGATTCCCTCTCTCAAGCTTCTGATCAGACGCTTGTTTGTTCTTGTCTGCATTCCCTCCTTGTCCGCTGTAGATTAAAGACTCAGGATCCTGGGCCTCGCCGTCATAGCGTCCGGCTGAAACAATGCTGGTAGCTAGAGGCTCCTCATCTGCACCCGCGGCCTTGCTTGTTATATAGTCAATGCCGGCCATAGTCTGCATGTGAAGACCCACTAAGCACATCTCTATCCGTGAAAAGAAGATATCTCCAACCTCGATTCCGGGAACCGTTCCAACTCTCTTCTTCATGTTTGTCCTCACTCCGTTGCTCATCAGAGAGCCTGCTGCTTTAGCGGTCGCGGCCTTTGCGTACTCCACTTGGCTGAGGCGTCTTCTAACAGCATCAAAACGCATCAGCACGGTGCTTACTAAGTCCACGTTGCCGTCTTCTCGCTCTGCTGCACTGATCCCGCTGTCGAAAACTCCACTGAAACGCTTCACAACCTGAACATCCAAAGTAGGCTCTTGGGGGAGTGTCTTGTCTTTTTTCTTGGCGTTGCCGCTTCCCTTAGGACGACCTCTTTTAGCTCCGGTTGAGCTGCTAGGGCCGTTTGATGCAGTGGTAGTGGGCGCTCTGTATGATTGAAGAGGTGGAACAAACGATGGAGGAGGTGTGTAATGAGTTTGGTTGAGATCTGGAGTGTCTTGCGTAGGTGGTTGTGATCCAAATGGGAAGAAAGGTGAGTAGCCTGTAGAAGAAGGGCCAAAAGGTGGAACTCCAACAAAGGGTGGACCTTGATTGCCATTTGGAAAAACAGGTTTTAGACTTCTCAGTGGTTTCACATCTAGCACTATAGACTTGTCATAATGGTTAGGATTTGGAACTCCTTCCATTGTTAAAACTCCTGTCAAAAAATGAGACCAACATTTGGGTTAAAGAGCATTGACAAAGCTTAGATTATTATTAGCATATGAATAAAGTATGATGAAATAAATATCACAGCATTTTACTGCATAGCCCCTCTAGAACAACACCTTGCAGTGACCTTGTGGGTTATATATACTCTTTGCAGTACtaaaagcagaaaaaaaaagttaaggaAATGCAAAAGAATCCATTTAAGAGCAACCTTAGGTTCAATAAAAGTCCCTAGAAGAAtcgaaaaacccaaaaaatgcAAACTTTGCTATATTTTGTAGCATGGCGTAGCTACACCAACCCTTAATCGAACACCAAAACATACTAATTTCAGATTCACCaacgaaaaaaatgaaaactttatcAACAGTGAaacatttatttaattcataCTCAAGATTTCAACTTACAAAATGGAAAGAAGAAACACGACATTAGATTTTAAACCACCAACCTCACGAAGATGAGAAATTTGAATTTGGGCTCCCTGAAATTaggcgagagagagagataacagAGACGAGTTTTGAcgatagatagagagagagagagagagagagagagagtgaaagagatgtcTTTCTTTATTGTATTTTTCAGACAAATGCTCAGATGAAATAAAGCAGGAGACGTTAGTGTTACAGAGAATTCAATCCGTTAGATTCTCATTTGCGTCATCTGTACCGTCCAAAACACTTCAGGGCCTTGAAACACACAAACCTTTCGTTCTTCGTGTTGTTATTGTcgccatttcttttctttttattttaattattaacttTTCTATCCAACTATTTACCAATGCAAGATTAAGCACaagaatccaaaaaaaaaaaaatttaaatgttcttttttttttcatccacAGAAATATTTGAGTAGTAATTTCAAGAGTAttcacttttaaaaagttaacACGTTCGGATAAATCGAATCTGGATTTGATGATGTAATAATAAGAGTCTCATGTACTAGTAACATATTCACTTTGTTTTGTCTTAAAACGGATGTCCATTTATTGCCAATCCGGGAAAAGTAAATAACAATATGGGTTTAGCACTTTCAGACAACCCTACTTGTCACGCACACTCTTCTTTCACTTCTCTTTATAAAATCAACAAACCCCATAAACATGAATCCACAAAGGAATTGTAAAGAAACTTTATTTGGAGCaacaatatttcaaaaaataaatgaacttCATCTTCTACAATCACTACCAAACGAGACCAAACTGACATAGAAATGTAAAGAACTCGAATATAAACAACATTCCAATTGTTGAACTCAAATATAAACAACATTTCTTAGATTTTGGTATATTAATTGAGGAGTCGATTTTACGAACATGGTCTAAAATAAAGGGCCTTCATACTTGGGCTTTAGTTAGGCCCATTATAGGCCGAGTTACATTACTTCTAGTTAACCAAAAACATTCACACTTACTACTAGTTGTTACTAATAACATCCCCTTCCTTTGTAAAGATTAGCGAACTGAACCAGAGGAGCATCTTACAAGACCTTGCGCATCGCACAACACCTTCACCACCTCTCTCATCGTCGGTCTCCTCGCTGGATCTCTCTCCGTACAACTCAGTGCCAACTCAGTCACCTCAACTATCTGTTCCCTAATATCCGAATTAAGAAGCTCGTCCACGAGAATAGGATCAACAATTGTTGACACCATGTCGTCCACGTTGCTCTTGCTCAACATAGATCTCACCCAACTTACTATATCAGTACTGTCCGGGAAGGACTTGTCCACCGCTCTCTTCCTAGTAACCAGCTCTAGCAACACAACTCCATAACTGTAAACGTCTGATTCTCTTCCCCTCACCGTCTTGAAAGCGTTTTCTGCACAATTTCATGCGTGAGACACAAGAAACAGAGAATATGATTCACAACAAACCAAGCTCTAACAGATTATAAACTGGTTAAATTCTAAACCAAACTATACCAAGTCTAATATGTCTAATGCAGTTTCACGCGTGACAAACAAGAAACAGACGATATCTTTACACCAAACCAAGCCCTTAACAGATTATAAACCGgttaaactctaaaccaaatTATACCAAGTCTAATCTGTTAGGATTTGGTATAGTCTGGTTTGGTATATATTTTAACCGAGTTAGTTACCGGTTTATGATCTGTTAGGCTTGGTTTCTGTTTCTTATTTCTAAACTACACAATACATATTAGACTTGGTGTA comes from the Brassica napus cultivar Da-Ae chromosome A7, Da-Ae, whole genome shotgun sequence genome and includes:
- the LOC106353623 gene encoding histone-lysine N-methyltransferase, H3 lysine-9 specific SUVH3-like; protein product: MEGVPNPNHYDKSIVLDVKPLRSLKPVFPNGNQGPPFVGVPPFGPSSTGYSPFFPFGSQPPTQDTPDLNQTHYTPPPSFVPPLQSYRAPTTTASNGPSSSTGAKRGRPKGSGNAKKKDKTLPQEPTLDVQVVKRFSGVFDSGISAAEREDGNVDLVSTVLMRFDAVRRRLSQVEYAKAATAKAAGSLMSNGVRTNMKKRVGTVPGIEVGDIFFSRIEMCLVGLHMQTMAGIDYITSKAAGADEEPLATSIVSAGRYDGEAQDPESLIYSGQGGNADKNKQASDQKLERGNLALERSLRKGNGVRVIRGEEDPASKTGKIYIYDGLYTISESWVEKGKSGCNTFKYRLVRVPGQPPAFGFWKAVHKWKEGLMTPRRGLILPDITSGVESKPVSLVNDFDDEKGPSYFTYISTLKHSEAFRITQQHTATGCSCRGSCAPGDLNCSCIRMNGGDLPYLNGVMLVSRRPMVYECGSTCPCNAGCKNKVIQTGLKFRMEVFKTANRGWGLRSWDPIRAGSFICEYAGEVKDQETLRMDQEEDEYVFDTSRVYNSFKWNYEPALVDEDPSDELSEEFNLPAPLLISAKSFGNVARFMNHSCSPNVLWQPVICEGNGEPVVHIAFFAIRHIPPMAELTYDYGVSLPSEARDGSLLHGKRQCNCGSVKCRGSFG